Part of the Zea mays cultivar B73 chromosome 4, Zm-B73-REFERENCE-NAM-5.0, whole genome shotgun sequence genome is shown below.
GTTCCTGTGAGAGCTTTCTGGGGTCCTGCCCATCTCCCTCTGCTCCTGACGTTCAAAGCATTCCAGTCACGAACGTTTTTCACGTCGAatccgaacatgtttctgttCTGGCCATCGTTTTGGACCGCTTCAGATCGATTCAGTTCGGATTCGAACACAAACATTTTCTTTAACACTGTGTAGTACTATAGCTAGTAAATGGTCATCACCGATAATCCCTCCGCGTGGTAGTTCCACGGAAGCGTATCAGTATCGCcatcctgctgctgctgctgcttacGTTCAATCCTAAAGAGGCTCAGTTCGGCTTCATCCTCGTCCTGCACCAGGAAAAAAAACACGTGGAATGGAAGTGCTGAGACCATAGCGTtagatatataaatatatatggcGCGCGGCAATTCGATTCAGTTCATTCATCAGTGCAATTCTTCACTTGCCGTTGGCGACAGCGGGCTGTAGCCATGCTGATCGACGTCGTTTAGAGATCCACCACTGGGGCATGATGAAGACGCTGTCTGGTCTGATGACATGAAGCTCCCTCCGTCTTCCGTCGGCGGTTCGTCGGAGCTGCCACCATGGGTGGGCGTCGAAGCACGTACTGGGATAGGCCTGGGCGCGCGGAGTGTTCAGATTTATGTAGTACGCTTGAGAATTTGCAGCAAGCCTCAGCCAGCAGCTGAAGAGAAGACGATGGTTTTCTATATAGAAGACGAGTAGGAAAAATTAAGGACACTCACCTCGAAATGCCGCCGTGCCCGTTTTCTGGCTTGTTGTGAGCCGGTTCACCTGTGAATCAGGTACGCGCGTACGTTCAATAATTCCATATGAGCATTTGCACAGCAATCTATGAGACAAGCTAAGAGTGTGCATGCATGAGAGGAGGAGCACAGGAGTTTTCACCAACTGGCAGGCTGTTCCCAGGCGGGTGATCAGGTTCCGGATCTCCCCTGCTGCCGCTTGTCTCGTTCGCGTAGGTGGCGGGCCTGAAGGACGAGATCTTCCCTTTCGCTATCACGTAGACCGAACAGAAGCTCGGCGCGGACTTCGTCACGGATGTCGGCACGTCCAGCTTCCATATCGTCCTGGGAAAAGCAGGGGGAAAACATGGCGCACACACTCGCTCACTCACTCACTCATCGAAGCTGGACATTGTTTTGCTTCAAGCACGCATGTATACATGATGCCATGGGAAGGGATGTTTGAGAGATGGAGCTGTGTGTACGTACCTTGTAAAGGCGTTCCTGGATGCTGAGCCCAGCACTAACTTGTCGACCTTGTTGGTGGCGACGAAATCGACGATCGCCTTCGACACGTCTGTTCCGTCCAGGATAATTTCCCTGCATTGCAACTGTAGATATTAAAGTAAGTCAGACAAAAAGGTAATAAGGTTACCAATCTCCCTAATTTAAGATTCATTCATCACATGCACGgaacaaaacaaaaaaaactgGTATTGAACATTGTGCATACCCCTCTCCTGCTGCAGAAACACTGGAAGGGGATCATCAGATCTTTCGCCTGAAGGTCCATCTGGGCGTGAAGATCGGCCGGGATGTCGTCCTGCACGTGTGATATGGCGAACTGCTTACCGCCTGCACGTGCAAGCACACACGGCAATCAGGGAGATTCAGCAACACGTCTGAGGTCTGACTGATCGAATTGATCGATGGGTCGACGAAATTGATCAGGAAATTGGTCACGTCACGTACCGGGGCCCTGGAGGAAGGTGGGCTTGCGGCGGACGTGGACGAGGAAGAAGGGGCGGGCGCGGGAGAGGATGTTGTCGGCGGCCCACTTGAGCGCGTACTGGCTGCCCCTGTCGCCGTCGACGGCGACGGCCGCCCTCCCGTGCTCCCTCGACGGCAGAGGGCTGCAGTGCCTCTCTGCGGCGTCGGCGGCGTCCTTGCGGGCGTCCTTCTTCTTCGCCGGCGCCACGATGGGCTGCGTGGGGAACGTGTACGACATCTCCGGGCGGTGCGCGCTGCTCTCGGGGCGGAGGTGGAGCGCGAGGGCATGGCGTCGATGGCGTCAACCATCGGCCCTGCCCTGGTGGTGCCGGTGGGATAAGAGACGAGGGCGCGGGAATCGTGGCACGCCGCGAGTTCGGCGGGGAACCGCGCTGCTGCCTGCATGCCACTCTTCTGTTTCAGGCCTTCAAAAGGGAGGGCCCAGAACCCAGCCCAAAGCTTGCCAAGCCCACAAACAGTAgctttagggcctgtttgtttacccccagattatataatctggattaaataatcctaagaggcaaacaaacagtccagcttAATTGccgagattatataatctaaccccttggattatgataatccataagcaagtgaggaggtgcttatttcagattattttttcccacttccccactaccctttcaagtttcctagaaattacccaccattgccattataatccaCCGAATCGTTTTTGCCTATTGGATTAGAGAAGCCGCTGCCAAACAGAAAACACGCCGCCAGCCCCCACCCTACGCGCGATCACGCCCGCGACACAGGATCTCGGGGACGCCCGCACCCGCGCACGGCGCACGCCAAGGTCGACCGCTCCGACGCGCGCACGTCAAGCTCTACGCGCGATCCCGCCCGCAGACCCGCCGCTCCGACGCAGACCCGCGCACGCCAAGCTCTACGCGCGATCCCCTGCCCCGTGCCGTCGCTTCCGCTCGCGTCGCGCTGGTGGTCTCCAGTCCGCCACCGCCCGCGGCCTCGGGGACGCCCGCACCCGCGCACGCCAAGGTTGACCGCTCCGGTCGCTTGTGCATCCCTCGCGCCGCCCGGGAGCTAGCCTCCGCGCCCGGCACAAGATTCCGCCCAGAAGCCTCCGCGCCCGGCACAGGATTCCGCCCAGAAGCCTCCGCGCGGTGGACAGGGACGCGTCCCGCGCTCGGCACAGGAACCCGCCGCGCCGTCGTCGCTCGGCAGAGCATCTCGCCGCGCCGTCGTCGCCCGGCACAGGATCCCGCGCGCAGCAGGTTCGCCAGAAGACTCCGCGCGCCTAATTTTTCTTTGCATATGTCACGACGAGATCCAGAGTGCGACCATCTAATTGCTACAATGCTACTCTATCTACAGGTGTATTGTGATGGATCCTACATCAGAACCAGCAGACATTGAATCAGGAGTTGGTGATATTACGGCACCTGAACGAGGCAGACCAACCATGACGGCAGGTCGTCGTGGCGCAGGATTTACACTGGCAGGGCGTAGTGCCGGTCGTGGCACTACTTGTGTGATACGCGGTAGTAGGAGTGCCGGAAGGAGCATTCGTGGTGGCCGAAGTGTTGGTATTGACATCGATTTAAATGCTCAAGTTCGGGAAGATGATGAACCAATTCAAGTTGAAGCTGAAATTACTGCAAATAATTCGGTGAGTAATTTTCTAACACATGGCTATTGCTAATTTGTAGACAGTTGTAATGTTCATATGTGATATGCTTGTACATATATTTTCGTATAGAAGGAGAAATATGACAAGGCAGATTGGTCATCCATGAATACTAGAACTTTTTGTGAAATATGTGTTGAAGAGGTTGAAGCTGGTAACAGACCAAATGGAACACTAACTACTGCAGCGTATAAAAATATTTGTGTTAAGTATCGACAAAGAACTGGTTTGCTTCACAGCAAAACTCAATTGAAGAATAAGTGGGATTTACTGAAAGGGCTTTACAGTTTTTGGCTTGGTCTAAACAAAGATACAGGACTTGGATGGGATTCTAAGCTAGGGACTGTGATTGCAAGTGATGAATACTGGAAGAAAAATACAAAGGTAATAACATATTAGTTAAAGTTATATTGCACTTGTTTTAATCTATTTCATCTATGATGTAGTACTAAATATTGTAATTGTTATGCAGGGGCATCCTGATTGGAAGAAACTGAAATATGGCCCTCTAGAAAATGAAGATTTCATGACACAAATGTTTGAACATATTGCAGTGGATGGATCTACATCATGCGCTCCAGGTGAATTTTATGATGTGGAAAATCATGAGACTGAGGTTGATGGTATTGATGGAGTTGATTTTGGCACATTTGAGGCAGACtgtgatgctcaatatgatgaatTTGCGTCTCCTTTTGCTAGTGCCAGCAAGTCAACTCAGTCGAAGAGAGGCGGCTCAACTCAGTCAAAGAAAAGAGCTAGTCCTACTGTTGTTAATAGCCCACTGAAGCGCTCAAAGAATCCCATGGTTAAGGTCATGAATAAGATTCATAATACTTTGGAGATCAATTGCAATATTTCAAACAAAGTAATGCTTGGAGAGTATAGGTATGAATCAATCAAGCAATGCATGGAATGGGCTGTTGAGTGTGGAGCAACTGAAGGATCACTTGAGCATTTCATGGCTACTCAGCTTTTTGTTAAGGCGGAGCACAGGGATGTATTTAAGTCATTCAAAACAAATGAAGGAAGACTTCTATGGTTGAAGAGGCACTGCGCTAAGGATGGCTTATGTTAGGAACATCTATTTATTTTCGTGTGTTAGGAGCATCTATTTACTTTCATGTCTGGAACATGTATTTATTTTCGTGTGTTAGGACCATCTATTTGTTTTCATGTGTGGAACATATATTTATTGTTTATGTGTGGAACATCTATTTATTTTTATGTGTGGCTTCTGGTACTTTCTATTACTTAATTTGCATGAATATTATTTGTAGCTTGATGTAGATgtgaatgaggatgaggaggaggacgaggctTTTGTAGCTGCGCGAGATCGAGGCCAAAtgttgaaaagagttggatctatGCTCAATGCATTTGGTATGTATTATGGTGAAACTTTTCTTAACAAGTCAGTGAGAAGAAAACCTAGTTCAACTGGCTATGATTGGGTGATGACAACAATTAGTAATCCAAACGATTGCTATGATATGTTTCGGATGAGTAGACCTCTTATTGAAAAGTTGCATGACTTGTTGATCTCATCATATGGACTGAAGACAACCGAAAATATGAGTTCTTTGGAAGCACTTTGTATGTTTTTATGGACTATTGGTGCCCCTCAATCTGTCGTTCAAGTAAAAAATAGATTTCAGAGGTCAAAAGAAACTATTAGTAGAAAGTTCTCAGAAGTGTTGAATTGCATATTTCTCCTATCAAAAGATATTGTGAAGCCAAGAGATCCTCAATTTACTACTGTCCATGAAAGATTACTAGGCGACCGATTTCACCCTCATTTCAATGATTGTATTGGTGCAATTGATGGAACTCATATAAGGGTAGTTGTGCCATCCTCTAAATTGGTTCAACATGTTGGTCGACATGGATATCTCACCCAAAATGTACTGGCCATATGTGATTTCGACATGAGGTTCACTTTTATTGTTGCGGGATGGCCGGGTTCTGCACATGATATGAGAGTGTTCAATAATGCTCTAACAAAATATGCCACTATTTTTCCACATCCTCCACCAGGTATCATATT
Proteins encoded:
- the LOC103656032 gene encoding uncharacterized protein, whose product is MASMASTIGPALVVPKTRRQPPPYARSRPRHRISGTPAPAHGARQGRPLRRAHVKLYARSRPQTRRSDADPRTPSSTRDPLPRAVASARVALVVSSPPPPAASGTPAPAHAKVDRSGRLCIPRAARELASAPGTRFRPEASAPGTGFRPEASARWTGTRPALGTGTRRAVVARQSISPRRRRPAQDPARSRCIVMDPTSEPADIESGVGDITAPERGRPTMTAGRRGAGFTLAGRSAGRGTTCVIRGSRSAGRSIRGGRSVGIDIDLNAQVREDDEPIQVEAEITANNSKEKYDKADWSSMNTRTFCEICVEEVEAGNRPNGTLTTAAYKNICVKYRQRTGLLHSKTQLKNKWDLLKGLYSFWLGLNKDTGLGWDSKLGTVIASDEYWKKNTKGHPDWKKLKYGPLENEDFMTQMFEHIAVDGSTSCAPGEFYDVENHETEVDGIDGVDFGTFEADCDAQYDEFASPFASASKSTQSKRGGSTQSKKRASPTVVNSPLKRSKNPMVKVMNKIHNTLEINCNISNKVMLGEYRYESIKQCMEWAVECGATEGSLEHFMATQLFVKAEHRDVFKSFKTNEGRLLWLKRHCAKDGLC